A window from Zingiber officinale cultivar Zhangliang chromosome 7A, Zo_v1.1, whole genome shotgun sequence encodes these proteins:
- the LOC122002011 gene encoding UDP-rhamnose/UDP-galactose transporter 6-like — MAPASKADKKAALDAAAWMFNVVSSVGIIIVNKALMATYGFSFATTLTGLHFATTTLMTLLFRWLGYIQPSSLPLSELLRFVLFANLSIVGMNVSLMWNSVGFYQIAKLCIIPVLCLLEVVFDKIRYSRATKLSILVVLIGVAICTITDVSVNGRGMIAATIAVWSTALQQYYVHFLQRKYSLGSFNLLGHTAPAQAASLLVLGPFLDYWLTGKRVDTFGYSVTTVFFIILSCTIAIGTNLSQFICIGRFTAVSFQVLGHMKTILVLILGFFFFGKEGLNLHVVFGMILAVVGMIWYGNASSKPGGKERRSYALPTDRSPKHGLLSETGGRHDDKN, encoded by the exons ATGGCACCTGCAAGCAAGGCTGATAAGAAGGCAGCATTAGATGCAGCGGCTTGGATGTTCAATGTTGTATCATCAGTTGGAATTATTATTGTTAATAAAGCCCTAATGGCTACTTATGGATTCAGTTTTG CTACAACCTTAACGGGTCTTCATTTTGCTACAACTACACTCATGACACTTCTATTTAGGTGGCTAGGATATATTCAACCATCTAGCCTGCCCTTATCTGAACTTCTAAGATTTGTTCTTTTTGCAAACTTGTCAATTGTTGGCATGAATGTTAGTTTGATGTGGAATTCCGTCGGATTTTATCAG ATTGCGAAATTGTGCATAATCCCAGTATTATGTCTTCTGGAAGTTGTGTTTGATAAAATTCGTTACTCTAGGGCTACAAAGCTCAGTATATTGGTGGTTCTTATAGGTGTTGCCATCTGTACGATTACTGATGTCAGTGTGAATGGTAGAGGGATGATTGCTGCTACTATAGCAGTTTGGAGTACTGCTTTACAACAATAT TATGTGCATTTCCTTCAAAGGAAATATTCGCTCGGATCTTTCAATCTCCTGGGCCATACTGCTCCAGCTCAAGCAGCATCCTTGTTGGTATTGGGGCCTTTTCTGGATTATTGGTTGACAGGAAAAAGGGTGGATACATTTGGTTATAGTGTAACCACAGTT TTTTTCATTATCCTGTCATGCACTATTGCTATTGGAACCAACCTCAGCCAATTCATTTGCATAGGAAGGTTTACAGCAGTGTCATTCCAAGTTCTTGGGCACATGAAAACCATCCTTGTCTTAATTTTGGGATTCTTCTTCTTTGGAAAAGAAGGCCTCAATTTGCACGTAGTTTTTGGAATGATCTTAGCAGTTGTAGGTATGATCTGGTATGGGAATGCTTCGTCAAAACCAGGGGGAAAAGAGCGCCGAAGTTATGCACTGCCCACTGACAGATCACCAAAGCATGGATTGCTCTCAGAAACAGGAGGAAGGCACGACGACAAGAATTAG